Part of the Bacteroidota bacterium genome is shown below.
TGTAAAAAACATCCCTGGATTACTCAGAAATATATTCCTTGTTTTTATTGGCAACCGATCCTGGGTGGGTTATAATTCCTTTAAAAACTCAGTTCATGTATCTCTCCCTCCTATTCGTAAGGGGATCCTTACTCCCACCGATGCCTTCCGGAAAAAAATTCTCCCCGCTGAGACCATCCAATGGCTGAATCTTATTTATGCACGCGATTATCGCATTAACACCGACCTCAACATCATCCTGAAAGGCATGAAGGAAATGGGTAGACGTCGAACAGATATTTGAACATATTAACCGTAAATTTGTATTATATTTCAAACTATAAATAATCATTATAATGGCAAGGTTTGAATTAGTAATGCCCAAACTGGGCGAAAGTATTATCGAAGCAACAATTACAAAATGGTTAAAAGGAGCAGGCGATTCCGTAGAAGAGGATGATCCCATCGTGGAGATCGCAACGGATAAAGTTGACTCTGAGATACCTTCTCCGGTGGAAGGTAAGATCACCGAAATATTGTTTCAGGAAGGACAAACAGTTGCGGTTGGTAAAACCATTGCCATCATAGAAACCGAGGGTGCCGACACCGGTGCTGCAACTCCTGAACCCCAGCCGGAAAGCGTGGAGCAACCCAAAGAAGAAGCGGATACGGAACCTCCTCTATCTGCCGCTGACACTGAAAACATTGAATCCGCATCAGACCGCTTTTATTCACCATTGGTAAAAAGTATTGCCAGAAAAGAAAATATCACCGTCGGTGAACTGGACTCCATCCCTGGCAGTGGCAAAGATGGACGGGTTACCAAACAGGATATCCTGGATTACCTGAAGAACAGGCCTGCCGCCGGCAAATCTCAAGCCTTTGCTGCTTCTACTCCACCCTCAAAGCCTGCCCCGGTTGAGCCAATATCCGTTAGCGCCGGAACCGGTGATGAGATCGTTGAAATGGACCGCATGAGAAAGCTTATTGCCGACCATATGGTCATGTCGAAACAAGTTTCCCCGCACGTTACCTCATTCATCGAAGCCGACGTAACCAATATCGTCAAATGGCGCGAAAAAGTTAAAGATGCGTTCCTGGAAAGAGAAAAGCAAAAACTGACCTTCACTCCCATATTTATTGAGGCTGCAGCCCGCGTAATCCGTGAATTCCCGCGAATAAACTCTTCTGTCGACGGAACACGCATCATCCTGAGAAAAAATATTAACATAGGTATGGCCACAGCCCTGCCTAACGGAAACCTCATCGTACCGGTTATCCGCAATGCAGATCAAAAAAACCTGCTCGGAATTACCAGAGATGTTAATGATCTTGCTAAGAGAGCCCGTGAAAACAAACTTCTTCCCGACGAAATTCAGGGAGGCACATTTACCATAACCAATTTCGGCTCCTTCGACAGCATCACCGGAACCCCCATAATTAACCAGCCTCAGGTTGCCATTCTGGGTATTGGAGCTATACGCAAAAAACCGGTGGTCATCGAAACCCCGCAGGGAGATATGATCGGGATCCGTCATATGATGGTACTCTCGCTGGCATATGACCACCGCATCGTCGATGGTGCTCTCGGGGGAATGTACCTGAAAAGATTAAGAGATGTGATCGAGAGTTTTGACCCAAACCAATCCGTATAAATCATGGAATTAAACCTTAACCGGCCAATAGTATTCCTCGACATAGAAAGTACCGGTGTAAAAGTAGCCTCCGACAGGATCATTGAGATCTGCATCCTGAAAGTGATGCCGGGAGGAGAGGAAATAATAAAGACTTTCCTACTGAACCCAGGCATGCCCATTCCTCCTGAGTCAACAAAAATACATGGCATCACTGATGACGATGTAAATGATAAACCCACCTTCCAGGATGTGGCCCATGAACTTAACAGGATGCTTGCAAACTGTGATCTGGCAGGATACAACTCCAACAAGTTCGATATTCCTTTGCTTATCGAGGAGTTTCTCCGCGCAGGCATAAACTTTGACATAAAAAACCGGTACCTGGTGGATGTTCAGAACATCTTTCACAAAATGGAACCGCGAACCCTCCATGCTGCCTACAGGTTTTATTGCCAGAAAGAACTTGTTGATGCACATACGGCCGAAGCCGATACACGCGCAACCTATGAGATACTCAAATCACAGCTCGATGTGTACAATGGGAAGCAATATACCGACCAGGATGGAAAGAAAAGCACTCCTGTGGTCAATAATGTCAAATCACTTTTCGACTTTTCCTACCAATCACATTTTGTAGATATGGTAGGGCACATTGTCTATAACGATAAAAAAAATGAAGTATTCAATTTCGGGAAATACAAAGGCAAGCCGGTGGAAGATGTTTTCAGGAAAGAACCGCAGTATTACGACTGGATGATGAAAGCCGAGTTTCCCCTG
Proteins encoded:
- a CDS encoding 2-oxo acid dehydrogenase subunit E2 — protein: MARFELVMPKLGESIIEATITKWLKGAGDSVEEDDPIVEIATDKVDSEIPSPVEGKITEILFQEGQTVAVGKTIAIIETEGADTGAATPEPQPESVEQPKEEADTEPPLSAADTENIESASDRFYSPLVKSIARKENITVGELDSIPGSGKDGRVTKQDILDYLKNRPAAGKSQAFAASTPPSKPAPVEPISVSAGTGDEIVEMDRMRKLIADHMVMSKQVSPHVTSFIEADVTNIVKWREKVKDAFLEREKQKLTFTPIFIEAAARVIREFPRINSSVDGTRIILRKNINIGMATALPNGNLIVPVIRNADQKNLLGITRDVNDLAKRARENKLLPDEIQGGTFTITNFGSFDSITGTPIINQPQVAILGIGAIRKKPVVIETPQGDMIGIRHMMVLSLAYDHRIVDGALGGMYLKRLRDVIESFDPNQSV
- a CDS encoding 3'-5' exonuclease, which translates into the protein MELNLNRPIVFLDIESTGVKVASDRIIEICILKVMPGGEEIIKTFLLNPGMPIPPESTKIHGITDDDVNDKPTFQDVAHELNRMLANCDLAGYNSNKFDIPLLIEEFLRAGINFDIKNRYLVDVQNIFHKMEPRTLHAAYRFYCQKELVDAHTAEADTRATYEILKSQLDVYNGKQYTDQDGKKSTPVVNNVKSLFDFSYQSHFVDMVGHIVYNDKKNEVFNFGKYKGKPVEDVFRKEPQYYDWMMKAEFPLSTKNVITAIKLRGFNKGAINFQ